The DNA region TTCGGCAAGTCGGAAAGATAAATTTTACATGGAGAAACTTTTGGATATGATTAAAGCTTGCTAACGTTAGATGCTAAGCTTTAATCTCCATGGACCAGCAACGTTGGATGCTTACCTTTAATCTCCATGGACCAACAACCTTGGATGCTAAGCTTTAATCTCCATGGACCAGCAATGTTGGATGCTAAGCTTACTAATGGatatttccctacttcgatccgttgttatgtatttttcacaaaagacgtgtgttagaggaattgtcaagagaatcggtccaggtatgttaaggttgtcccttcttttcttttggcatgatccaaatgatttaaatgaaacgagcaaaatacgcgcaactttcataaatgactttattcatataaatactagggatgtctatattcttgattccccatgtatcctattattttatcatctgttcatgggtctcagaaaatacgtaagttgacaaagtttacttcatgatattaatcaaaggcataatggtcttatgacattccgaaagattttatttatGTACTTCTTAtatattgcattcatttatacatgtacattgacccatgaccagatgacgttatatacgcgtatatatgtatatatatgtatatgggatatggaaaacagttatggcgttatatacgcactaccacctgatcagctggtatacattgatgatgttgcccatagtagCCGAagtgatataatgggatgccctcagaggcttgatgataatatgaacgcatatacacatgcatggtatgatatttataggcatatgcatgacattataatattaaatgattcacagagctattcaaatatacatgttgagtcttttactccatgtttctctcatgtctattatttactgattttattccttacatactcggtacattatttgtactgacgtccctttgcctggggacactccgtttcatgcccgcaagtcccgatagataggtcgagagtcctccaagtaggctatcagctcagcggaaggtgttggtgcgctccatttgctccggaattgcttgtttggtcagtatgctttagacgtgtattgtttggtatggcgggattCTGTCCCGATCCTTAtaataattatgtattcttagaggcttgtagacagatgtcatgtacgcaaaagattatatggccttgtcggcctatgttcagtgtgcgagtggttattttggtcttataggctcgtatgtccaTGTATAAGTTAGTATTACatattgtattctacttatcccACGGCAGCCTCTTTGACTCAGTTATCTataatagtatgatacgaaaagatacgttatgttggtactcggttgagtaaggtaccgagtgcccgtcgtggcccatcggtttgggtcgtgacatgatatCAGTCCAAGGACCGACCCATCAAAGATTGAAGCAATGGTGGATTTGCCTTATCCACAAAGTGTACGAGAGATGAGGGGATTTCTTGGTTTAACCGGCTATTATCGACAATTCATTAAGCATTTTGCAATTATTAGTCGGCCCTTAACTGAATTGTTAGAAAAAGGGAGCATTCAGTTGGAGTGGAAAAGCTTCTTTGGCATTTGATGAACTGAAAAATGCCATGATTAGAGCTCCTATTTTGGGACTTTCTGATTTCTCTATTCCATTTATTATTGAGGTTGATGCAAGTAGGACAAGGATCGGAGCAGTCTTGATAAAAAATCACAAGGCAATAGCTTTTTTGAGCCAAGCCTTAAGCCCAAAACATTTGGGCTTGTCCACGTACGAGAAGGAACTGTTGGCCTTATTATTGGCAGTAGACAAATGGCGGAATTACCTTCAGCCCAACCATTTTATTATCCGGACAGACCACTTCAGCCTCAAATTCTTGAAGGATCAAAGGGTGACTATGACTTTGCAACATAAAGGCGTCTCCAAACTTATGGGCCTCAGCTATGAAATACAATTTCGTAAAGGGGTTGATAACATTGTGGCAGACGCTTTATCTAGAAAAATTGAACCCAATAGCGAAGGGGTTGGGCCATCAGAATGCTATGTACTATGAGTTGTTCAGCCCAAATGGGATCACGAGCTAATTGACAGCTATGATTGGGATCAAGTAGCCCAAAAGTTGATTACACAATTAACTCTGGACTCAActgttgttccaaatgtcactttcATCAAGGGAGTCTTACGAATGAACGGCAAATTATGAGTGGGTAATAATGGCGAGATCAAAAACAAGATAATTGAGCAAATGCATTGCACCCGTGGGGGGGTCATTTTGGGATTCTAGGTACTTAGCAAAGGGTGAAAGCTAATTTCTTTTGGACGAGTATGATAAAGGATATCAAGGAAAAGGCCAAAGCTTGTGATACCTGCTAAAGAAACAAAGCTGAACATGTACCATACACGGGCCTTTTGCAACCTCTGTCAGTACCGTCTAATGCTTGGGAACATGTGACTATGGACTTTATTGAAGGCTTGCCCAATTCCTTTGGAAAGAATACAATTCTAGTGGTTATTGATAGATACACAAAGTATGCACATCTCTTTACTTTAACTCATCCCTATAATGCTTCACAGGTAGCTCAATTATTCTTTGATAATGTTTGCAAGCTATATGGGATCCCAAAATCCATCCTTTCCGACAGAGATCCTATATTCACTAGTTTGTTTTAGAAGGAAATATTCAAAGGATTACAGGTAGAGAAACGCCGGCTTatcatccacaaactgatggcCAATCGGAAAGGCTAAAATAATGTGTTGAAACTTACCTACGATGCATGACTGGTCTCAAGCCCAAGGATTGGAGCAAATGGATTTCTATGGCTGAATATTGGTACAACACAAAGTTCCAATCGGGTATTGGCATGACACCCTTCAAGGCCCTCTATGGCTACGACCCTCCACTTTCCAGTTTCGAGCTTATTGCACAATCAAAGATAAAATCTGTAGATCAGGTATTGAAAAAGAGGCAATTACTGGATCAAATATTGAAGGATAATTTGGTCCAAGCCCAGAATTACATGAAATAATTTGCAGAATAAAAAAGGAGCTAGAAGGAATTCAAGGTGGGAGATATGGTCTACCTCAAACTTCAACCTTATCGGCAAATGTCTGTGGCTGTTCGAAAGAACCTTAAATTATCAACAAGATTTTTTGGCCAATATGAAGTCAGTCGAAGAACTGGAGCTGTCGTTGATGAGCTCAAGCTGCCAATGGGTTCAAAAATTCACCTCGTCTTTCACGTGTCGCAACTAAAAAAAAAGATTGGTGATCAAGTGGTTCCTTCCATGGACCCTCCATACTGCAGCAACGAAGGACAAATATTAACCGAGCCCATAGCTATTATAGAAAGAAAAATGATTAAGTAAGGCAACAAAGCAGTTGTTCAAGTGCTTTTCAAGTGGGCAAATCTTTCAAAAGAAGAAGCAACATGGAGGATTATCGTTTCCTCAAATCATAGTTTCCTGGATTTGATGTTTGATGCCATGAATTTTCTTAAGGGGAGTTGAATTGTCACGAATTAACGTGACTCAATCTGAATTAGAGATCAAGAAGGAATTGGGAGGGGCTCCTTAGTTAATTATAATTGTTTATGAGTCCTTATGTTATAGTCTCCTAATTTAGGAATATTACAGTTTAGTCTATAGTACTCGGTATAATGAATCAAGGACACATGTCCATTAGGTACCAACGACTAGTACTGTTGTGCCTATATCATCTTTATATTCTGTCCCTATGCATTGTAATCATcaatcagattttatgaatccAATTTACTGTTTTGCTTagctttttcattctttttccttttcgttATTTATGAGTTGCCTTCAATCTAACTGTTGTAGCTTAACACGCTAAAAAAATCGTCAAAATTAGTGAAGTATATCTTCAACGCCTCAAATGTTGTTAAAGTTACACAAAGCAAGTCTTCCATGCTTTAGCCATTCTTGACGGTCTATAAAAACTTAAATTCTTTTTCGAAATAATTACTTTCATCGTAAAAAAATTATGCATTCATCAAACCAATGATAACCTGATATGTATCACCTAACTATGATAATTAAGTGTATTTTCAATTGATTCATTACTTAACGATACTCCCTCCGGTTAAGTGACTTTGgcctttttattttggttcaaaataagttttttttacataatcaagaaggaattaattttattttttaaaaatttgtccTTATTTACATATCTTAATGTTTCAAGATAAtagttaattaaaaataatttaataaatatatttttttccttaCAAATTCGAATTTTCTTAAATGGTGTGCCAAAGATTAGAATTATGGACCGGAGGGAGAAATGAATTAGTGTAAACATAGGGTACATGGTAACGTTTTACCATGCGGTCTTCAAATAGCATTTAGTCATATACTATTATTGTTATCAAATGAAAATAAAAGTGAATTATTAAAGAGAACATTCAAACACTCCTAAGCATTTAGTCGAAACAGTGGCGGACCTAGGATTTTGCACAAGCGGGTTTAGTCAAAGACGAGCACAAGTAATAGTATAAATGGTGTCGGGTATGACAACCAAGATTtgatcatttatttatttattagtcTTAACACAATCTCAAAATGAAGTTATTCTAAAGTTGGCACTCTATAGtttaacaaaaatgaaaatatttttcaaaaggtTCAAACAAATTTATCTATCTCTGCTCGTAGAAATATATTTAGTATATTAACAGATTTTACTTCCAGAAATTCAATGTAACAAAAATTTGTTAActctaaaatatttaaataaatctaGGGTTTTCTTTGTTACTAATAAGAAGTTGTTATCTGAAGAGCGGAGAGAATAAATCTATAAATACTAAACTAATTCAAGTAACAACTTTTTGGAGCTATATACCAAACTAGAAAATTCAGTATAAAACAAATAAACGTCACTAaactaaataaaactaactaattataaataatttcaacaaatataTTTGCCTCTTATCAAATTTTAAGAAACAACGAACCAATTTCACTTTGTAGGCAAGTTTGATTTTTTGAGCAAATTAAACTATAGAATAACTTTATTGTATTCCGgcagaaaagaaagataaagtaACATAGTAAAATGATATATGAGGGGACATAAGAGTAATATTAGAAGGGTTAATCTCAAATACAATCTTGGCCATTGGTTGCATATGCTCCCTCCCAGGAGGGAGATTAAAAGAATTAATTGGAAGATGGAATAAATTTGGATTCGAACTTGGCACCCTCGAAACATTTTGAACCCACTCGACCACCTCAACAAAGAATATCTTTGTTAAAGAGGGTTCAATTTATTATTTTCTATATAAATACTAtgcttaaatataatttttcaatATGCACGGTATAATTACTTAACCCTCTTGACACCATGTGGGTCCGCCTCTGGCCGAAACACATAATTACAAGTAATAACTGTACTACTTAGCAAATTACATCGAGACAAGGATTTAATTATATACACTattaaactaaaaaaaactaCACTATTAATAATTTTAACCTGTGATAACATATTAATTGACATGTTACCAATTAAATCTTATCATATAAATTACttgtaaatattttatatatgaCCTGATTATGATAATAGCCaataggtttggtttgattttgcgAATTCACTTTAACACCCCTAAATTTCAATCTTGGTCAAATTCAAGCGTATAAGTTCGTAATATTCTTTGACAATAAAACTTTACTGAACAAAAAAGAGAATGCAAAGAGCAACAAATGTAAACCAAAAAGTTCACAGCACATAGGAAATTCTATTGCATTTGTGCCAGTGTATTGTCATAATTTGGCTGTGTATTGATTTCGGGATAGGCGCGACGGAATTACGACTTTACTTTATATCATGATTGATGTTTCCGTCGAATTATTTTCCAAGCAGAGTAAGCCAATTGTATTtacacatattattattattaagaaatatATTTCTCCATCTGTTTTAACTTATAATTAATGTGAACTTATTTCTTAATCCATCCCAAAAAGaatgattattttttaaaatttggaaacagtttaattcaaatttttcATTTTACCCATAATGAGAAGTTTTATAGTAACATAAATGTTATGATATATTTAAAAACATAAGTCTcaaaaagtcttttattttttctgaACTCTATGAGTAGGCCGACGTTGATGTGAAAAGTTGGTTTTAATTTGCAGGAGAAACTTGTTCTAGTTGTCCAAATTAATATGACAGAAATAATAATAACCCTTGTATAGTTGTAATAAATACTAATAGCCTTTGAAAAGGTGCATACGAATTTTAGGGAAAGGCATTAAATGAAAATAAAGATCCATGCAGAGAAGTGTGATTGCTGGATTACTTCCCTCATTTTGGCTCTTCAAAACACTCAGAAATTTTAACAAAATGTTGGATTCAAATCCGTCACTAAAACAATGACATCTGTGCATTATTTGTCACTAGCTGGAGATCTCCCTTATAAAAACTCAGCTCTGTACTTGTGAGTAAAGGATCAAATTGGCTTAGCAAGAACACCTGAAATCATTAATAGTGTTGGAATTACTATGTAAATTAATTTCACCAGTTATTGTATATAACAATTCATGCTAGCACTCTGTGCCGGAGCCACATGCACTCAAGGGGTATCAACTGACATCCCATTGTCGGAAAATACACTGTGTTGTCTGTGTAGCtaggtaattttttttaaatatatatatatatatatactatgtattgacacttcttggtgagtttatttctttatattttgactccccttaataaaatttctggctccgccactgcttGTGCTAAACATATATAAGTCGAAGCACCATCGGTTCGAAGTCAGTACCCTTGAATGGTTCAATATTTTGAACTTAAGCAAGTCACTTTGCTCAAAGTTGCATAAATTTCAATGACTTTTGTtgaaatacaaaagaaaaatatgaaacaaGGATTGAAGGGCTAAGAATTGAAATCATAAATGTCAGCTGTGCAGCAAGTAAAGTATTACTAATCATAAATGTCAGCTGTGCAGCAAGTAAAgtattactccctccgtctcatattatCTGTCATGATTCTCTTATACATGCCCCTTGAGAAAAATTAATTAGGATGGAATTTTGACTATTTTATCCGTATTCATGTCTTAATATTTAATCTTTCTTCATTGGTATTTGAACAAAGTTTCAAGAATAATTATTACTAagagtaaaaaaggaaaaaaataattaattttgtcttgaacttctaaagtgacaaataatttgagacaactatttttagtaaccacgACTGATAATATGAGACGAAGGGAGTAGCAAACTTGCTATAAATGTCATGCATCTTGTTAGCAAGAATGACTTAAAAGAGAAATTCTTTTCTTCTCCACAAAATTAAGTATTTTATCTGGATTCTTTACCCTAACCAACCAAAAGAATTGGAACGTTAACAAACCACAAATCATGCAGTAAGAAAACTTAATGTTGTAATTCTGTTACCAATGCCAGTTCCCTGAAACTCACATTATGATACTAGTGTTTTGCTGTCCCTTGAGAAATCTATAGACACTGCTGATGGTGGCCGCAACTGGAGCATCTTCCTAGCTATATTCAATGCTTTTTCTGCTTCAAGTTCTGGGTGCTCCAGGATGTTCATTATCACAAGTGATGGCGAGCTAAAGAGAATGAATCGGATAAACTCAAACTCAGGAATGAAAGCTGAGATATTCGTTAATTTGACCAGATGAAGCTTGCTAAGGGGAAAAGTTGTGCAGCAGTCCAAGCATTTTAGATAACCCGAGACTTGTTCCTGGTTTAGCGCGCTCGATTGTAGAAGCCTACACAAAAATATAGCAGAAACATAAAAAGTGCTTATTTGGTTCCTAAACAAATTATCATGAATTAGATGGAGTTTCACAACTTACCTCTACATAGAGTTCTTGCAAGTTGGGAGCACTTGCAAGTAGGAGGACAACTACAGATATTTGATTAAAGTCCATAAAGTTCACACCTTTGAGTTCAAGAATCTTTAGAGAGTATGACGATGGCAATAACATTGGCAGAACAGGAGCTTCATCTAGGAGCTGAAACATTAATGATGTGTGAAAACACAATTTAATcacattaaattaaaaaataagaatgttAGTTGTGAAGGTAAAATACAAGCTTGGTTAAAGTAATAGGAACAAAAAGCAGTGTAGAAATAATCTCAATAGCACTAAATACCTGCGGAAACATGCCATTAAGAGGAAGTATTTTGACTTTAGACAGGGTACCCACAAATGTAACCAAATCAGAAACAGGTTTGCCTTCCCTGCCTGTTACAACTCTCTCCAATGAAACAGAAAGTTCAGACAAGTTAGAAGCATTCTCTAAGGAGATTGATTTGAATTTCTCATCGTCCTTGATAAACAACCTCTTGAGATTACCCGTAGGAGGCATCATATTAGACTGATCGACAATAAGATCCTGtagaaaataaacaggaatacaAAGATGAGGAAGATCTCCAAACTATCTAGACAGAACTGCGGATGACATTGTCAAATTTAACACTCCATAACTGCAAGAAGAATAGAAAGGGTGTGGTTTAATTGCATTATTTACAACAAGGAAGCCTTCCGTCAATACTTCATGAATCATGAATAAAGGGGAATATACAgatttcttattctaaagaaaaaaaatcaaaagaatagGACTGAGAACCACATCACCTTTTGCTTCTATTAAGCTTATCAAACTGACATAGACAGCCACACAATaaggagaagaaaaaaaggtCCAATAATTGGTCAAATTAACTTCGAAAATTAGCTGTTTCACAGATTAGGTATATATATTTTGACATCAAACTAGTAGCCTTAATAAGCTAGTAAGTAGTTACGTAGTAAAATTTGAATAGCCTAAAAAACTTAGTATGAGGCAGAAGGTAAAGCCTTAGAACCCCAACCACATCATGGGACATCAATGACGATTTTAAACCCATCAAGTTTTAAGCAAAAACCCAAATCGATTCAGGTGATTTGATTTAATTATGCCCCCagaaaatataaatacaattCTTGATTCCAAAGTTCTACAGAACCCCAGACCATAACAGCACATGAATTGTGTTAACAATGAAAACAGTAGTAGTGTGAACCAGGCATTGCTTCAGTATAGTATCCTAACTAAACTATTTTGACAAGCCAATGTTGAAAATTTTGGGATAATACTATAAGCAACCTCATCAATTGAAGAGTATTAGAGTGAGTAAAAGTTTAACATTTTGGATCCACAGCTTTTGCACCGAGACAGATGAACGCCAGGAAGTCATGGAAATAAGTAATTTAGCCTGTGAAACTAAACTTACCAAGATAAAACAGTGCAGAAAGGGGCCAgtatattttaattgaaatgaTCCTTTAATTAGTTTCATAAACTAACATCTTCCGAAAGATAAAAAGGGATCAGAAGCAAAAATTACGCTTACCAAGATCCAAAAAGATGGAGTTTAGCCTTTCTCTTGGTTGTGCTTAAAGTCTTCAACTGTTGGGcactatttatagtttttttttattaagtAAGGTACTGCATTataggcatcaagaagatgcaaaagGTTACAAACTATTTATAGTTTTCAAATCTTCTCTTAAGTACCTTGGCCTTCTATTTTGTTAAATGAAATGACACTGAAGCATTACTAGTAGAGGATAGAGCATATGTCGatcataaacaatttcagaagAGTATGTAATAATTAGAAAGGAATTAGCAGACATATACTGCAGAATCCTTCAATTACCAAGAAAAGAAACCAGTTAAGTGATCAAACATAAGGTGACAGACAGGTTTCACAACCCAAAAATAAACAATTGAACCCCTTAAAATATGACTGAATAGCAGCTAGAGTGCATCGTTACTTCTAGAACAAATAGTTCAAGCCATATGTTTTAGGATATAATATAACTATTAGAATCATTTCTTTAGCATCATCAAAACACATGGACAGACCAGGATTATAAAAGTCAGTGAAGAATCCCAAGTTCACAGAAATTTAAAGCTAAAACGGCGCTTGAATAGTATTACTATAGGGTCACACGGCATCACTGCTGTTGACCTGCTCAGATTGCTTTGATGAGTACTTCTCCATCAGCTTAGCCAGTTCGAGATCAAAATTCT from Nicotiana tabacum cultivar K326 chromosome 24, ASM71507v2, whole genome shotgun sequence includes:
- the LOC142161667 gene encoding F-box/FBD/LRR-repeat protein At1g13570-like, which produces MMPPTGNLKRLFIKDDEKFKSISLENASNLSELSVSLERVVTGREGKPVSDLVTFVGTLSKVKILPLNGMFPQLLDEAPVLPMLLPSSYSLKILELKGVNFMDFNQISVVVLLLASAPNLQELYVEASTIERAKPGTSLGLSKMLGLLHNFSP